A portion of the Aricia agestis chromosome 1, ilAriAges1.1, whole genome shotgun sequence genome contains these proteins:
- the LOC121732511 gene encoding digestive cysteine proteinase 1 codes for MLKLLIFFVCYGVSLAYINKDSPPQWNEVYTVKGLLNIPYAELHEPFYAWFDSKNGKSRIDYYGAMVKTYQLSSAVFPTYGSSIKIAPVTTERVLNQQTCLQVNGSADGPVNPQSVLPDMTDFKYVGTETMQDSDTSKWRMVMNVGDKINKYTMWVKYRRTLRGDNIPIPVRYEMKGFNSLLGSHYDHYYIEYSDYNIDQIDPGVFKIDPAYQCSSFPGPGARHRATFNPMMEFVHPATDDHVHHEFDRFKQKHNKQYSSEIEHAKRMNIFRQNLRYIHSTNRAHRGFSVAVNHLADRTDDELAALRGRTYSGPNEGLPFPYGAEDVAEMSVKLPPEFDWRLFGAVTPVKDQSVCGSCWSFGTVGAVEGALFLHNGGHLVRLSQQALVDCSWGFGNNGCDGGEDYRAYKWIMKHGLPTEEDYGGYLGQDGYCHIDNVTLVTTIKGWVNVTAKNESALRLAIFKHGPISVAIDASHRSFSFYANGVYYEPKCKNQVDELDHAVLAVGYGVLNGKKYWLIKNSWSNMWGNDGYVLMAARDDNCGVMAAPTYVLM; via the exons ATgttgaaattattaatattttttgtttgctaCGGGGTATCTTTGGCTTATATTAACAAAG attcacCCCCGCAATGGAACGAAGTTTACACAGTGAAGGGGCTGCTAAACATACCTTATGCTGAACTTCACGAGCCATTCTACGCTTG GTTTGACAGCAAGAATGGCAAATCCAGGATTGATTACTACGGCGCCATGGTCAAGACCTATCAGCTGTCTTCTGCAGTGTTCCCTACATATGGATCTTCCATCAAG ATAGCGCCTGTGACGACGGAGCGTGTGCTGAACCAGCAGACCTGTCTGCAGGTGAACGGCAGCGCCGACGGGCCTGTCAACCCGCAGTCGGTGCTGCCCGACATGACGGACTTCAAATACGTCG GCACGGAGACGATGCAGGACTCTGACACTAGCAAGTGGCGCATGGtgatgaacgtgggtgacaagATCAACAAGTACACCATGTGGGTCAAGTACCGCCGCACGCTGCGAGGGGACAACATACCGATACCCGTCAG GTACGAGATGAAGGGCTTCAACTCGCTGCTGGGCTCGCACTACGACCACTACTACATCGAGTACTCCGACTACAACATCGACCAGATTGATCCTGGTGTCTTCAAAATTGACCCTG catacCAGTGCTCGTCGTTCCCCGGCCCGGGCGCCCGCCACCGCGCCACATTCAACCCAATGATGGAGTTCGTCCACCCCGCCACCGACGACCACGTGCACCACGAGTTTGACAG GTTCAAACAGAAGCACAACAAGCAGTACTCCAGCGAAATTGAACACGCCAAGAGAATGAACATCTTCAGACAAAATCTCAG GTACATCCACTCGACGAACCGCGCGCACCGCGGGTTCTCTGTGGCGGTGAACCACCTCGCCGACCGCACCGATGACGAGCTCGCCGCGCTGCGCGGACGCACCTACAGCGGGCCTAATGAAG GTCTGCCATTCCCGTACGGCGCGGAGGACGTGGCCGAGATGAGCGTGAAGCTGCCGCCCGAGTTCGACTGGCGACTCTTCGGAGCCGTCACACCTGTTAAAG ACCAGTCAGTGTGCGGGTCGTGCTGGTCGTTCGGCACGGTGGGCGCGGTGGAGGGCGCGCTGTTCCTGCACAACGGCGGACACCTCGTGCGGCTCAGCCAGCAGGCGCTCGTGGACTGCTCGTGGGG TTTCGGTAACAACGGTTGCGACGGCGGCGAGGACTACCGCGCGTACAAGTGGATCATGAAGCACGGCCTGCCCACTGAGGAGGACTACGGCGGGTACCTCGGACAG GACGGGTACTGCCATATCGACAACGTGACGCTGGTCACCACCATCAAGGGCTGGGTCAACGTCACGGCCAAGAACGAGAGCGCGCTCAGG CTGGCGATCTTCAAGCACGGTCCGATATCGGTGGCGATCGACGCCTCACATCGCAGCTTCAGCTTCTACGCCAACGGGGTCTACTACGAACCTAAATG CAAGAACCAAGTGGACGAGCTCGACCACGCGGTCCTGGCAGTGGGTTACGGCGTCCTCAACGGCAAGAAGTACTGGCTGATCAAGAACAGCTGGTCCAACATGTGGGGCAACGACGGCTACGTGCTGATGGCGGCGCGCGACGACAACTGCGGCGTCATGGCCGCGCCCACCTACGTGCTTATGTAG